From the Thermus brockianus genome, the window CCCAGGCGCGGGCCTGGAGGGCCATCCTCTGCCGTTTGGCCTCGTCCTGCAGGAGCTCAAGGGCTTTTTCCGCCAGGGCCCGGTAATCCCCGGGGGCACCAGGTGGCCCGTCCTGCCGTCCTCCACCCCTTCCAAAACCCCTTCCGCCCCCACCGCCACCACCGGGACCCCCATGGCCTGGGCCTCCCAGATGACGAGGCCCTGGGTTTCTGTCTCGCTGGCGAAGATGAAAAGCTCCGCCAGGCGGTAGTAGCCCCCGATGCGGTGGTAGGGTACCGGGCCCAGGAAGCGCACCCGCTCGGCGATGCCTAGTTCGTGGGCCAGGGCTTGGAGGGCAGGTAGCTCGGGCCCTTCGCCGATATGGACGAGAAAAACCTCCGCTTGCCGGCTCAGCTCCGCCACGGCCTTCAGCACCACGTCAAAGGACTTCTCCTTCCCCAGGCGGCCCACGGTGATGAGGCGGCGCTTGCCCTCGGGCCAAGGGGAGGGAGAGGGGAGGGGGGCTTCCTCCAGAAGCCGCGTGTCAATCCCCGTGGGGATGACCCGGATGGGCCTTTCTATCCCGTAGCTTTCCGCCAGGCGCTTAACAGGCTCCGTGGGGGCGATCACCACCTCTACCCGGTTGTAGAAGGCCTTGGCCAGGCGGGGGACGATGCCGGTGTACTTGTCCAGGATGGCCAGGCCCGGCACGTAGTGGGCGTACTTCTCGTAGTGGGTGTGGAAGGTGGACACATGGGGTAGGCCCTTGTTGCGGGCGATGCGGAGCCCCCAGACCCCCAGGGTGAGGGGGGTGTGGGTGTGGATCAGCTCAAACTCCGTGGGCAGGTACTTGGCGGAGGGCAGGGCGATCTGCTGGCCTTCATAAAAGGGGTAGGCCACCGAGGGCACCCGCACCACCCCCTCCTCCCCTTGGGGGGCCTCGGGGTGCCTGGGGGCAATCACCCAGGCTTCGTGCCCCATCCGGCGCAGTTCCCGAAGGAGGAGGTAGACGCTCGTGGTCACCCCGTTGGGGTTGGGAAAGTAGACGTCGGTGAAGAGGCCCACGCGGTAAAGACGCATTAGCTAGATTCTAACGTCAGTTTCTCCAGCTCCTGGGCCAGGGTCCAGGCGCTAAGGGCGTTGGTCCTTTCCCTCAAAATGCGTTCCCTTCCGTTTTTGCCTAGGCGCTCGGCCTCTTGGGGGTGGGTCATGAGCCAGCGAATGGCTTCCACGATGGCCCGTGGGGAGGGATTTATGAGGAGCCCTTCGTTGGGCGAGAGGACCTCTTTTTGAGGAGGATGTGCGCTAGCGATGACGGGAAGGCCCGAGGCCATGCCCTCCAGGATCACGAGGCCCGGATTGTCAGCAAGCGTGGGGAAGAGGACGGCGTCGGCGGCTTTGTAGAACTCGGCCACATCGTTTCTCCTCCCAAGGAAACGCACGTTGGGCCTCCTTAGAGCTTGGGCAAGCCAACGGAGGGGGTACATCCAGGTGCCTTCGCCTATAAGGAGGAAGTCCGCTTCCACGTGGCGTGCTGCAAGAACGATGGAAAGTTGATTTTTTTCTACGGTAAAACGTGCGGGCGTGAGGACCGTGAAGCGGGTAAGCCCTAGCTTCTTGCGCAGGGAAGCTCGTTCTTCTGGAGTTGGGGGATGGAAGCGCTTTGGATCAACGCCCACGGGGACTACTCGGGCTTCTAACCCGAAGTGGCGGCGCACGTATTGAGCAGCCCAGTGCGTGCCTACAAAGATGCCATCGGCGGCAGCTACCCTGCGGGCTTTCGTGATTTGGTAAACGAAGCGGTACATATGTTTTAGGCCCAAGGGATAGTGGTATTCCAGTTGGTCGTGGAGGAATACGCTCCTGGGACGGGGTAAGTGGGCCAGGAGTGCGTACGTAGATGGGAACCACGCCTGGACGACACGCACGTGGGCTTTTTGGGTCAGGGTGACGAGCTGCTTAGGGTGGGTGTAGGTCTGGGTAGGTACGCCCCGTTCGTTGAGCGCTTGAATGAGAAAAGCCAGTCTAGGGTTCTGCGGTAGGTAAACGACGGGTCGGACCCCGTAGTTGGGCAGGTGCGGAAGGGTTTCCAGCAACCATATTTCGCTTCCCGCAACCCTAGGTGCATCGGTTAAGAAAGCTACGTTAAGCATGAACAATCTCCAAAAGTGCTTCCCTTAGGTTCGTGGCTGCTTCTTGGAGGGTATGCTCGCGGAGAATGCGTGTACGCCCGTTGGCTCCGAGCTCGGGAAGGGCGAAGGCCTGTTGCAGAGCTGGGGCAAGGCGCCAGGGAAGAGGAGGGACAAGAAACCCTTCCACCCCGTGTGCTATGAGTTCCCTCTGAGCGGGAATGGGGGTGGTGACGATGGGAAGCCCCGAGGCCATGGCCTCGAGGGTGGCCAGGGACTGGTTTTCCCCTAAGGTGGGAAGGCACATGGCATCGGCAGCCCGGTAGAGCTCGGGCATATCTTCCCTGCGCCCTAGGAAGTGCACGTTTCGGAGGCGAAGGCTACGGGCAACCCCCTGCCAAAGGCGGAGCAATTCCCCTGTGCCCACGAGCAGGAAGGTGACATGGGGAAGGAGCTTGGCGGTTAGCAGGAGTGCAAGGTGGTTCTTTTCCGGGCTCATCCGGGCCGGTACCAGAACCACCTTTCCTTCCAGGCCGTAGCGTGCCCGCAGAGCCTCCTTTTCCCCGGGGAGTGGAGGACGGAAGCGCTCCGTGTCTACCCCGTTAGGGACGGGGTAAACCCGCCTTACCCCGTGAACCTCCCTTAGCCATCTGGCCGCCCAGCGGGAGACAGTGAGGACCGCTTGCGCCCGTTTTAGGTTGGGAGCTTGGAGCAAGCGGTAACCTAACCGATAGAGGTAGCGCCCCCCGAAAGGATAAAAGATTTCCACTTGGTCATGCACGAGGGGGATTAGACCAGGAAATCGTTTGTAAAAAGCACGGTAGCTTTGGGGGTACCAGGCCGAGGCCACCACGAGGTCAAAGCCTCGAGGCACCGCCCCTAGGTGGGTATAGGCGTGTACGGGGATACCCGCTTGGGCCAGGGCTTGGCGTATGGGAAGGTTGCCCGGGGTAGCGGGCATGGCGGCCTCAGGGCAAAGCCCAAGGGCCTTAAGTCGCGGCAGCGTTTCTTTAAGGTAGACCTCGCTTCCCCCTATGGTCTTGGCGTCGGTAAGGAAGAGGACCTTCACAGCATCTCCAAAAGGATTTCCACGGCGCGGGCTTGCTCCCTCAGGGGTACGTAGGGCCCGCCCCTTTCCAACGCCAGCGTTTCGTCGGGCGGCAGGTGGACGAAGGCCACGGGGACGCTTACGGGCAGGTGATAAAGGGAGAGGTAAAACGCCTGGTTGCACAGGTAGCTTCCTGCGGAAAGGCTTGCCCGGGCGGGGATGCCCGCTTCGCGTAGCCGCCGCACCCCTTCCTTGACAGGGAAACGGGCGGGGAGGGCCAGAGGCCCGCCCGGAACCACCGCCTCGTCCTCCTTGAGGACGCCCTTGTTGTCCGGCCGTTCAAAGTCCAGGAGGTTGACGGCCAGGCGTTCCAGGGTGATGAGGGGGCGGTTTTCCGCTAGGCCAAGGTGCAAAACGGCCTTGGGATTTCGGGCATAAAGGGCCCGCAGGGCTTCCGGCAGCGCCCCGGTGTCCACGGGAAGGAGGGCGGTCTGGATGGGCTTTTCCCCGATGCTTCGGGGAAGGAGGGAGAGGAGGGCGGCGGAAGGGTTGTGCCTTAGGCCGCCGAAGGGTTCAAAGCCGGTAAGCAAGACCATGCGTTAACCCAAGCGGCCATTATAGTACCCTTTCCTTTGACGCGGTATAAGATGGTGGGCGTGGAACTGGGTCTTGTGACCGACACCGCGGCGGACCTATCCCCCAAAGTGCTTCAGGAGGAGGCGGTGGGTCTTGTGCCCATCTACGTCCACCTGGCCGGGCGCAAGTACAAGGATTGGCAAGAGCTCACCCCCGATGCCCTTTATCAGGCTATGCGGGCGGGGGCTGAGCCCGTTACCGAGCCCCCCAGCGTGGAGGACTTCGCCGAGGTTTACGAGCGGTACCTTCAGGTTTTTGACCGCCTCCTTTCCATCCACGTGTCTGGAGAGCTTTCCAAGACCGTGGACCGAGCCCGGGAGGCGGCGTTGAAGGTGGCCCCCACCCGCATCCGGGTGGTGGACTCGGGTATGGTTTCCGCCGGGCTTGGGGCCATGGTGCTCCGGGCGGTGGAGATGCTGAAAGGGGGGCGGAGGAAGAGGAGGTGGTGCGGGAGCTGGAGCGGTTGAAGCGTTCCAGCCTTTATTTTAGCGTGGCCGACCTTTCCCACCTGGCCCGCAACGGCCGCCTGCCCCGCTTTGGGGAGGTGGTGGGGAACCTTTTGGGCCTTCGGCCCATCCTCCGCATTGAGAAGGGGCATATCCGCTTCCTTAAAGTGGCTAGGGAAAACGCCGTGCCTGAGGCCTTGGCCCGATTGGTGCTGGACGAGTTTAGGGGGCGCACCGCCCGCATCACCATCGCCCACACCGATGCCAAGGCGGAGTGGATTGAGGGGCTGAAGAAGGGTTTGGAAAGCGCCTTGCGCCTGGAACGGGGCCGCATCACCCGTTCAGGGGCCACCATCGCCGCCAACGTGGGCCTAGGGGCGTTGGCCGTGCACGCCTATTCGGTAGAATGACGGGTGGCCCTTTGGGCCAGCCCATGGATACCCTCCTGCGCACCTTCTATGGCCACCGCCTAAACCTGCCCCAGGTGGGGGCAGCTTGGCTTTTTGCCCGGGAAGCGCCCCCTGCGGTGCTCCTGGTTCCGGAAGAACGCGTAAGGCGTTACCAGGACCTCTCCGCCTTTGGGGTACCCGTCTACGTGAACCCGGGCCTCGAGGCCCTAGAGGAGAAGGCCCTCTTCGTCTTCTCCTACGGGGAAGCCCTGGCTCCCTTCCCCGAGGACCCCGAGGCCTGGCGCCTGGTCCTGGAGGTGGGGCGGCATTACCCGCGGGAAGCCCTCCTTTCCCGCCTCCTCCAGATGGGCTACGCCCGGGACGAGGACTACCGGGTCCTGGGGGAGGTTTTGGAGCTCGGGGAGGTGCGGCTGGAGTTCTTTGGGGACGAGCTGGAAAGGCTCTTGGTAGCGGGGACGGAAAGGCGCCGCCACGTCCTCCTGCCCAAGCCGGGAAAGGCGGAAGGTTTCCAAAGCCATAAGATCCGCCACTTCCCGGGACCCGTTTACCTGGACACCCCCGCCCTGGCCCCCAAGGCCCTCTGGCCCCTCCTGGAGGGGCGGCCCCTGGTGGCCCTGGGGAGCGGGGTGGAGTTTCCTCCCTTGGAGCTCGGGGTGCGCCCCCTCCCTCCCTACCGGGGGAGCCTGAAGGCTTTGGAGAAGGACCTGGCCCGCTGGCTTGGGGAGGGCAAGCGGGTCCACCTCTTCGTGGGCCATGCCCGCACCCTGGAGTACTTGCGGAGGCGCCTTGCGGCCTTTGAGCCCCAGGTGGTGGAGCGGTTTCCGGGGCCCAAGGGCCGCCTCTCCCTCCTCCCAGGGGCCTTTGAAGGGGGGGCGGAGTGGGGGGAGCATGTCCTCCTCACCGAGGCCTTGGTCTTCGCCACCGGGGGTGTGCGGGCAAGGCTGCGCCGGGGGGAGGGGCTTACCGACCCGGGGGCCCTTACCCCAGGGGACTACCTCATCCACCCCGAGCACGGCATCGGCCAGTTTTTGGGCTTGGAAACGCGGGAGGTTCTGGGGGCCAGGCGGGACTATCTGGTCCTCCGCTACAAGGGAGAAGGGCGGCTTTACCTTCCCGTGGAACAGCTACCCCTCCTCAGGCGGCATCCGGGTACCACGGATGACCCCCCGGAGCTCTCCTCCCTGGGCAAGAACGAGTGGCAACGGGCCAAGGAAAGGGCAAGGAAGGACGTGGAGGAGCTTGCGGCCCGCCTCCTTGTCCTACAGGCCAAGCGCAAGGCCACCCCGGGCCGGGCCTTTCCCCCCCTGCCGGACTGGGACCCCCTCATTGGGAAGGGTTTTCCCTACGAGCTCACCCCTGACCAGAAGCGGGCCCTGGAGGAGGTTCTAAGGGACCTGGAAAGCCCCCACCCCATGGACCGCCTGGTTTCGGGGGACGTGGGCTTCGGCAAGACGGAGGTGGCCCTAAGGGCCGCCCACCGGGTGGTGGGGCACGGGGCCCAGGTGGCCTTCCTGGTCCCCACCACCCTGCTCGCTGAACAGCACGGCAAGACCTTCCGCAAGCGCTACCAAGGCCTACCCGTGCGGGTGGCGGTGCTTTCCCGCTTCACCCCGGAGAAGGAGGAGGCGGAGATCCTCAAGGGCTTGGCGGAAGGGGGGGTGGACATCGTCATCGGCACCCACCGCCTCCTCCAGCCGGATGTGCGCTTCAGGGACCTGGGCCTCCTCATCGTGGACGAGGAGCACCGCTTTGGTGTGGCCCAGAAGGAGAGGATCCGGGAGCTCAAGGCGGAGGTGGACACCCTCTACCTCTCGGCCACGCCCATCCCCCGCACCCTTTATAGCGCCCTGGTCGGCCTAAAGGACCTCTCCAGCATCCAGACCCCACCCCCGGGGCGGAAGCCCATCCGCACCTTTCTCGCCCCCTTTGACCCCCTCCTGGTGCGGGAGGCTATCCTCCAGGAGCTGGAAAGGGGCGGCAAGGTCTTTTACGTTCACGACCGGGTAGCCTCCATTGAGGCCAGGCGGCGTTACCTGGAAAACCTGGTCCCCGAGGCCCGCATCGGCGTGGTCCACGGCCAGATGCCGGAAGGCCTTGTGGAGGAAACCATGCTCCTCTTCGCCGAAGGGGCTTACGACGTGCTCCTGGCCACCACCATTATTGAGTCTGGCCTGGACGTGCCCGAGGCCAACACCATCCTCATTGAGCGGGCGGACCGGTTGGGCCTCGCCACCCTGTACCAGCTACGGGGCCGGGTGGGCCGCCGGGACCAGGAGGCTTATGCCTACCTCTTCCACCCGCCTAGGCTTACCGAGGCGGCGGAGAAGCGCCTTAACGCTATTGCCGACCTCTCCGACCTGGGCTCCGGCCACCTCCTGGCGGAGAGGGACATGGAGATCCGGGGGGTAGGGAACCTTTTGGGCCCCGAGCAGCACGGGCACATCCGCGCCCTTTCCCTGGAGGTCTACACGGACCTCCTGGAGGAAGCCATCCGCAAGCTCAAGGGGGAGGCCAAGGAGGAAAGGCCCCACGTCACCCTGGACCTGGCCCTTTCCGCCCGCCTGCCGGCGGAATACGTGGGGAGCCTCGAGGCGCGAAGCCGCTACTACGGCCGCTTCGCCGAGGCGAGGAGCCTGGCCGAGCTATCCCGGCTGGTGCGGGAGCTTAAGGAGCGGTATGGCCCCTTGCCCGAGGAGGCGGAAAACTTCGTGAACCTGGCCCGCCTCCGCCTGGTGGCCGAGCGCAAGGGGGTGGTTTCCCTCACCGAGGACCTCACCCACCTGCAGGCCGTTTTTGGCTACTGGCCCTTGGACTACGATGCCCGGGGGCTCAAAGGCCTTCCCTTCCGCCTGGAGATCACCCAGTACCCTCCCGGCTTCCGCCTGGAAAAGAAAGGATTAAGGCCCCGGGACTATCCCGAAGCCTTAATGGAAACGCTGTTTCTTTTCGCAGACCGTTAGCTCAAGTTTAGCCAGACGCTTTTGACTTCCGTATAGTGTTCTAAGGCATAGTGGCCCATTTCCCTACCCAAGCCACTTTCTTTGAAGCCGCCCCAAGGGCTGGTGGCATCTAGGAGAAGGTAGCCGTTGACCCAAACGGTGCCCGCCTTTAGGCTGTGGGCTACGCGGATAGCTTGCTTTAGGTCTTCGCTCCAGACGCCCGCAGCTAGGCCGTAGCGCGTTGCGTTTGCCCGCTGAACGGCCTCATCTAATTTCTCGTAAGGGAGAATGGTGAGAACAGGTCCGAAGATTTCTTCCTGCGCAATCGTGTGGCGATCCTCGGCCAGGAAAACCGTAGGCTTGACGTAGAATCCCGTAAGCGAAGGGTTGGGCTCTCCACCCAATAGAAGTTCAGCGCCTTCCTCTTTTCCTTTCCGAATATAGTTGAGTACCCGTGCTCTATGTTCCTCGCTGATTAGCGGCCCCATTTGGGTAGCCGGATCTAGAGGGTGCCCTTGGCGGATGTTTTTAACGGCATCCAAGAACGTGTTCATGAAGGTGTCCAGGTAGCTTTTGGGTACAAAAAGGCGGCTACCAGCAGCGCAGACTTCGCCCTGGTTAAAGAAGGCGGCAAATAGTACGCCACGGACTACTTTTTGTGGATCCGCATCTTCCAATACAATGTTGGGAGACTTCCCTCCCAATTCTAGGGTGACACGCTTTAGCTGGTCTGCCGACTTTTTGAGGATAGCCTTGCCGACCTCAGGTGAACCCGTGAAGGATATCTTCGCCACCCTTGGATGCAGAACGAGGGCCTCTCCTGCTTCGGGACCGTAACCCGGTACGATGTTTACCACCCCCTTGGGGAAGCCAGCAGCTTCGATGAGTTCAGCAAGGTATAAGGCGGTAAGGGGGGTGAGCTCAGAAGGTTTTAACACCACGGTGTTCCCTGCAGCGAGGGCAGGGGCTAACTTCCAGCTCGCAATGAGTAGAGGGAAGTTCCAAGGGGTAATTGCCCCGATCACGCCTAGGGGTTCGCGCCGGGTATAGGCAAGGTAGTTTCCTGGGAGAGAGACTGGGAGGACTTCCCCGGACCATTTGGTACTCCATCCGGCAAAATAACGAAAGTGTTGTGCAGCCAGGGGAACATCTGCGGTCCGAGCCTCAATATAGGGCTTGCCAACGTTAAGGGCTTCTAGAATGGCCAGGGCTTCGGCGTGCTCCTCTATTAGTTCCGCGAGCCGGAAAAGCAATCGGCCCCTTTCGTCGGGGCTCGTCCGTCCCCAAGAGCCTTGAAGGGCCCTTTCAGCAGCTAGAACAGCCTGGTCTACATCGGGAGCTTTGGCCCGCGCCACCCAGGCGAGGACCTCCTTGGTAGCAGGGTTGAGGACGGGGAAACGCTCCCCGTCTGCCGCTTCAACGAACCTTCCGCCAATGTAAAGCGCTCCAACACGGCTCAGGAAGTCGTCAATCTGACGCGGGACGTTGATGATCATGGTTTAGGCTTCTCCTTCCTGCATTTCTAGGGCGATTTGCTCGATCTCTTTGAGGCTTTGGTTGCGAGCCAGCTCCAATCGCCGGTAGCGCTTTTGGAATTGACCCATGGCATAGTTGACGAACTCCCCGACTTCTAGTTGGAGAGGAAACCCCTGCGGGTAGGTGCGGAAAATGTCTTGAACCACGCCGAGCGCATAGGGAAGAAGGTAGTTCATTCGGCGCTCCACGATTTCCCACAAGGATGGGTTTTCTGCGAGCAATCGGGAAAGGAGGTAAATGCCGTAGGCGATATGGCGAGACTCGTCGCGCTGGACGTGGCGAATACCCTCTATCGTTCCGGGAAGCTTCACGCCCTGTTGGCCCAAGAGTTCAGCGGCACGATAGTAGGCATAGTAGCCCGTTTCCGCCAGCACGCCCTCAACGATCATGTTGTACGTGACCGCCGCTTCTGCTTGCGCTTCCGGAGAGGGATCCTCCAAAAGCCGCCCCATTGCTTTTGGAAGTTCCTCGTAGAAGATCTTCTTGTAGTTATTGCTATGGAAGCGCTCGAGATTGGCCTCTTGGGCCACCTCTCTAATGAGCAAATCAAAGAATTCTACGTGTTTGGCTTCGTCCACGAGGAAGGTGGTTAGGTACATCTCTTCTTCCAATCGTCCCTCACGAGCGATTACCTGAACCAAGGGAAGTAGGTCCAGGGTGACAGCTTCTTCCCCGGACACAAAGAGGGAAGCCAGGTGGAGCGAAGCCTCTTTTTGTCCTTCATTGAGCGCAGCAAAGCTCTCTTTGTCAACTGAGAAGTCAATCGCTTTAGGATCCCAGAAATACTTCTTCGCCTTATGGTAAAGTTGGAGAGGAAAAGAATCCCTTAAGCCTTCCCGTGCTGTTTGGAAACCTTCGCGCAACATCTTCTCACCCCCTAACTACCAAAAGGACCTTGAGCGCTTCTTTGCGGTCAAACAGTTCGTATCCCCGGGGAGCTTCTTCCAGAGGAAGATAATGGGAGATGATCTTCTCCGGTTGTAGCCGCCCACTTGCCAGGAGAGCCAGAACGGTATCAATGTACAAATGGACGTTGGCTAGGCCAATCCGGAAGGTTAGGTCCTTGACTAGCGCAGAGGCTAAGGGAAAGGGGAAGGAGGGTGCATTGTCCACGCCAACGGCCGATACTCTTCCACCCGGCCGCACCATCTCCAAGGCTAGGCTAAGGGTGGTTGTCCCGCCCACGGCCTCGAGGACCAGGTCAGGTCCCTCATCGTTGGTTTCAGAACGAGCGCGGCGGACAGGATTTTCTCGCTCAGCATTTATAGGAATGGCGCCGAGAGCGGCAGCACGTTCCAGGCGCTCGGGAATACGGTCAATGGCCAGGACTTTGCTCGCGCCCAACGCCTGTGCCACCTCAATGGCCATCAACCCTACAGGCCCAGCTCCGATGACTGCCACGCTGTCCCCTGGACGGAACTGGCCCTGAATAAGGCCCCCATAAGCCGTGGAAAGTATGTCGCCGGCAAAAATGGCCCTTTCAGGGCTCAGGTTTGGAGGTAGTTTGCGAAGATTGACGTTGGCAAAAGGCACCCGTAACAGTTCTGTTTGGGCGCCTTGGAGGTTGCCGAACATGGGGCCGTAACCATAGACGCCTCCTCGCTCACACAGGTTGTACTGTTGCCTCCTGCAGTAGGTGCAGGTACCACATGCGATGTGGAAGGGCCCTACAACCCAGTCGCCCGGCCTGAGGTCTGGGATGCCCTCACCTACCGCTTCTACCTGGCCCACAAATTCGTGACCCAGAATGCTCCCTGGGAGGACAGGTATTTTGCCGTGGTAAAGGTGCAGGTCCGAACCGCAGATCCCAGCTAGATGCACCCGTACCAGTGCATCCAACGGATGTTGAAGGCTAGGGGGGTCCACCCTTTTGACTGCGATTCGTTCCTTACCTTCAAAAACAACCGCACGCATGGTTACAGCCCTTCCGGATACTGGGTGGGGACTTGTTTTGCCGTATTGGTGAGTTCTAGGGCTGCCATCATGTACTGGCTGAGCGCAGCAAGGTCCCCCTTTTCGAGTTTGACTTTCCCCCGCATGAGGGCGGATACGGGGTCCAGTTCTCCTTCAATGATTTGTTTCCATGTGCGGGCATCGGCGGTAATTATGTATGGGGCGTCCTCGAAATCCTGCGCGGTAGCTTGTCGTGCACTCCGGCATTCACCGTGGTAGAGATCCAGGTAAATGCCCCGCTTTTCTTCCAGGCCGAAGGCGGGATCCGGCTCTACCGCTAAGATTAGCGCCCCTTCCCATGTCGCAGCGGCCTGGCGATAGGCGGAATTGCTGTTCAGAGCTTCGCAGTATGCTTTGGCCCATTCGTCGGAGAAAGGTTCGTACATAGGATTGTCACCTCCCGGTTTGGGAATGCAGTTATCACCTTAGACCGGGTCAAGGCTTCTGTCAAGGGGCGGTGGAATGCCTGTACAGTAGAGCCAAAAGGTTAGCAATATCAAAGTTTTATATAGGGTGCATAAAGGGATGGAAACACAATGTGAACTAAGAGTACGTGTAGTGTTGTTGAATTCGCTCGTGCCCCTTGACGCAAAACTTTGCCCCGGCCTAATCTGGGCGCCAACGCTTGCAGCGGGTCGTCTTCAGAAGGCGACGGAGCGATTTGAAGGGGGGCGGAGCTGATGTTGCTAAGCCTGCGGAAAGCGATATATGGGATGTTCGTTGGTGTGGTTCTGGTGTCTCAAGTTGCGGTGGGCAATCAGTCTGAACTGCGGGTTATGTCCCCGCCCGATTTTCCATCTGAGTTGGCCGACCTCGAGGCCTTGCATGACGCTGGACGCTACCGGGAGGCGTACGAGAAGGCGCTACAGCGTAAGGATGCTTGGGGCTACATTTTGGCTTCCTACAGCGCAACCAATTATGCCCGTTATCAGGCGCAGGAGGCCGAACGCCAAGACTGGTTTAGGCGAGCTGCGGATGCGGCGCGCGAGGCGATAAAGTTGGCTCCCCAAGAGAAGCGGAGGGCGTCCTTTGAGGTGAGCGCTGAAGCCAAGGCGTACTTCGCCTTAGGGCAGGCGTTGGGAAGGTATGTTCAGTACGCAGGGCTCTTCACGCAAGCTCTGCTGGTAAACCAGATACGCTCTGCCTTTAGCAAATCCATAGAACTGGCACCACACTTTCCCGACCCCTATATCG encodes:
- a CDS encoding glycosyltransferase family 4 protein → MLNVAFLTDAPRVAGSEIWLLETLPHLPNYGVRPVVYLPQNPRLAFLIQALNERGVPTQTYTHPKQLVTLTQKAHVRVVQAWFPSTYALLAHLPRPRSVFLHDQLEYHYPLGLKHMYRFVYQITKARRVAAADGIFVGTHWAAQYVRRHFGLEARVVPVGVDPKRFHPPTPEERASLRKKLGLTRFTVLTPARFTVEKNQLSIVLAARHVEADFLLIGEGTWMYPLRWLAQALRRPNVRFLGRRNDVAEFYKAADAVLFPTLADNPGLVILEGMASGLPVIASAHPPQKEVLSPNEGLLINPSPRAIVEAIRWLMTHPQEAERLGKNGRERILRERTNALSAWTLAQELEKLTLESS
- a CDS encoding SCP2 sterol-binding domain-containing protein gives rise to the protein MYEPFSDEWAKAYCEALNSNSAYRQAAATWEGALILAVEPDPAFGLEEKRGIYLDLYHGECRSARQATAQDFEDAPYIITADARTWKQIIEGELDPVSALMRGKVKLEKGDLAALSQYMMAALELTNTAKQVPTQYPEGL
- a CDS encoding R2-like ligand-binding oxidase — encoded protein: MLREGFQTAREGLRDSFPLQLYHKAKKYFWDPKAIDFSVDKESFAALNEGQKEASLHLASLFVSGEEAVTLDLLPLVQVIAREGRLEEEMYLTTFLVDEAKHVEFFDLLIREVAQEANLERFHSNNYKKIFYEELPKAMGRLLEDPSPEAQAEAAVTYNMIVEGVLAETGYYAYYRAAELLGQQGVKLPGTIEGIRHVQRDESRHIAYGIYLLSRLLAENPSLWEIVERRMNYLLPYALGVVQDIFRTYPQGFPLQLEVGEFVNYAMGQFQKRYRRLELARNQSLKEIEQIALEMQEGEA
- a CDS encoding aldehyde dehydrogenase family protein, whose product is MIINVPRQIDDFLSRVGALYIGGRFVEAADGERFPVLNPATKEVLAWVARAKAPDVDQAVLAAERALQGSWGRTSPDERGRLLFRLAELIEEHAEALAILEALNVGKPYIEARTADVPLAAQHFRYFAGWSTKWSGEVLPVSLPGNYLAYTRREPLGVIGAITPWNFPLLIASWKLAPALAAGNTVVLKPSELTPLTALYLAELIEAAGFPKGVVNIVPGYGPEAGEALVLHPRVAKISFTGSPEVGKAILKKSADQLKRVTLELGGKSPNIVLEDADPQKVVRGVLFAAFFNQGEVCAAGSRLFVPKSYLDTFMNTFLDAVKNIRQGHPLDPATQMGPLISEEHRARVLNYIRKGKEEGAELLLGGEPNPSLTGFYVKPTVFLAEDRHTIAQEEIFGPVLTILPYEKLDEAVQRANATRYGLAAGVWSEDLKQAIRVAHSLKAGTVWVNGYLLLDATSPWGGFKESGLGREMGHYALEHYTEVKSVWLNLS
- a CDS encoding glycosyltransferase family 4 protein, coding for MKVLFLTDAKTIGGSEVYLKETLPRLKALGLCPEAAMPATPGNLPIRQALAQAGIPVHAYTHLGAVPRGFDLVVASAWYPQSYRAFYKRFPGLIPLVHDQVEIFYPFGGRYLYRLGYRLLQAPNLKRAQAVLTVSRWAARWLREVHGVRRVYPVPNGVDTERFRPPLPGEKEALRARYGLEGKVVLVPARMSPEKNHLALLLTAKLLPHVTFLLVGTGELLRLWQGVARSLRLRNVHFLGRREDMPELYRAADAMCLPTLGENQSLATLEAMASGLPIVTTPIPAQRELIAHGVEGFLVPPLPWRLAPALQQAFALPELGANGRTRILREHTLQEAATNLREALLEIVHA
- the mfd gene encoding transcription-repair coupling factor, which produces MDTLLRTFYGHRLNLPQVGAAWLFAREAPPAVLLVPEERVRRYQDLSAFGVPVYVNPGLEALEEKALFVFSYGEALAPFPEDPEAWRLVLEVGRHYPREALLSRLLQMGYARDEDYRVLGEVLELGEVRLEFFGDELERLLVAGTERRRHVLLPKPGKAEGFQSHKIRHFPGPVYLDTPALAPKALWPLLEGRPLVALGSGVEFPPLELGVRPLPPYRGSLKALEKDLARWLGEGKRVHLFVGHARTLEYLRRRLAAFEPQVVERFPGPKGRLSLLPGAFEGGAEWGEHVLLTEALVFATGGVRARLRRGEGLTDPGALTPGDYLIHPEHGIGQFLGLETREVLGARRDYLVLRYKGEGRLYLPVEQLPLLRRHPGTTDDPPELSSLGKNEWQRAKERARKDVEELAARLLVLQAKRKATPGRAFPPLPDWDPLIGKGFPYELTPDQKRALEEVLRDLESPHPMDRLVSGDVGFGKTEVALRAAHRVVGHGAQVAFLVPTTLLAEQHGKTFRKRYQGLPVRVAVLSRFTPEKEEAEILKGLAEGGVDIVIGTHRLLQPDVRFRDLGLLIVDEEHRFGVAQKERIRELKAEVDTLYLSATPIPRTLYSALVGLKDLSSIQTPPPGRKPIRTFLAPFDPLLVREAILQELERGGKVFYVHDRVASIEARRRYLENLVPEARIGVVHGQMPEGLVEETMLLFAEGAYDVLLATTIIESGLDVPEANTILIERADRLGLATLYQLRGRVGRRDQEAYAYLFHPPRLTEAAEKRLNAIADLSDLGSGHLLAERDMEIRGVGNLLGPEQHGHIRALSLEVYTDLLEEAIRKLKGEAKEERPHVTLDLALSARLPAEYVGSLEARSRYYGRFAEARSLAELSRLVRELKERYGPLPEEAENFVNLARLRLVAERKGVVSLTEDLTHLQAVFGYWPLDYDARGLKGLPFRLEITQYPPGFRLEKKGLRPRDYPEALMETLFLFADR
- a CDS encoding alcohol dehydrogenase family protein, which produces MRAVVFEGKERIAVKRVDPPSLQHPLDALVRVHLAGICGSDLHLYHGKIPVLPGSILGHEFVGQVEAVGEGIPDLRPGDWVVGPFHIACGTCTYCRRQQYNLCERGGVYGYGPMFGNLQGAQTELLRVPFANVNLRKLPPNLSPERAIFAGDILSTAYGGLIQGQFRPGDSVAVIGAGPVGLMAIEVAQALGASKVLAIDRIPERLERAAALGAIPINAERENPVRRARSETNDEGPDLVLEAVGGTTTLSLALEMVRPGGRVSAVGVDNAPSFPFPLASALVKDLTFRIGLANVHLYIDTVLALLASGRLQPEKIISHYLPLEEAPRGYELFDRKEALKVLLVVRG
- a CDS encoding pyroglutamyl-peptidase I; its protein translation is MVLLTGFEPFGGLRHNPSAALLSLLPRSIGEKPIQTALLPVDTGALPEALRALYARNPKAVLHLGLAENRPLITLERLAVNLLDFERPDNKGVLKEDEAVVPGGPLALPARFPVKEGVRRLREAGIPARASLSAGSYLCNQAFYLSLYHLPVSVPVAFVHLPPDETLALERGGPYVPLREQARAVEILLEML